A single region of the Aquarana catesbeiana isolate 2022-GZ linkage group LG07, ASM4218655v1, whole genome shotgun sequence genome encodes:
- the ARPC5 gene encoding actin-related protein 2/3 complex subunit 5: MSKNTVSDRFRRVDVDEYDENKFVDEEEAGEGQQGPDEGEVDGAIRGGNMVGALHAALKNPPINTKNQTAKDRAENLVLKVLISFKTNEIEKAVQSLEKNDVDLLMKYIYKGFESPSDNSSAVLLQWHEKALAVGGVGSIVRVLTARKTV, translated from the exons ATGTCGAAGAACACGGTGTCTGACCGCTTCCGGAGGGTGGACGTGGACGAGTATGATGAGAACAAGTTTGTGGATGAAGAGGAAGCCGGAGAGGGGCAGCAAGGACCGGACGAGGGGGAGGTGGACGGAGCTATCCGGGGA GGAAACATGGTGGGAGCTCTACATGCTGCTTTAAAGAATCCACCTATTAATACGAAGAATCAGACTGCAAAG GATCGAGCAGAGAATCTTGTGCTGAAAGTGTTGATCTCATTCAAAACAAATGAGATAGAAAAAGCAGTTCAGTCACTAGAGAAGAATGATGTGGACCTGTTAATGAAATACATCTACAAGGGCTTTGAGAGTCCATCTGACAACAGCAGTGCAGTCCTACTGCAATGGCATGAAAAG GCTTTGGCAGTTGGTGGAGTGGGTTCTATAGTCCGGGTGCTGACTGCCAGGAAGACTGTTTGA